From a single Nicotiana tomentosiformis chromosome 2, ASM39032v3, whole genome shotgun sequence genomic region:
- the LOC104093612 gene encoding uncharacterized protein — translation MTPLPVTIPFPQKMKREKLDSQFAKILEILKQIDINIPFTEALLQMPSYAKFLKEILSRKRKLEEVSVVMLTEKCSAILQNKLPQKLGDPGSFTIPCTLGGMYFEKVLCDSGASINLMPFSIFRKLNLGDLKDLDFIVLEMKECHDEPIILGRPFLATGRAIIDVHQGQLILRVDEERVIFDMQKILRFFGDKSSFSCFSIDMISYLTDEFRNDQLTPDSMERCFAKSGTIQEDDPTIRRETEILEKDSED, via the exons ATGACACCTCTCCCTGTGACAATTCCTTTTCCacaaaaaatgaaaagagaaaagcTTGATAGTCAATTTGCAAAAATTTTAGAGATTTTAAAACAGATTGACATTAATATTCCTTTTACTGAAGCTTTGTTGCAAATGCCTTCTTACGCCAAATTCCTAAAAGAAATTTTGTCAAGAAAGAGGAAATTAGAAGAAGTTTCTGTGGTAATGCTAACGGAAAAATGTAGTGCAATACTTCAAAATAAGCTACCGCAAAAACTGGGTGACCCAGGCagctttacaattccatgcactttAGGAGGAATGTATTTTGAAAAAGTACTCTGCGATTCTGGAGCTTCAATAAACTTGAtgccattttctatttttagaaAATTAAATCTTGGTGACTTGAAAGATCTTG ATTTCATAGTGCTTGAAATGAAGGAGTGCCACGATGAACCAATTATTTTGGGTAGACCATTTCTTGCTACAGGTAGAGCAATTATAGATGTCCATCAAGGACAACTAATTCTAAGAGTTGATGAAGAAAGGGTCATTTTTGACATGCAAAAGATACTAAGATTTTTCGGAGATAAATCATCATTTTCATGCTTTTCAATTGACATGATTAGTTATCTTACAGATGAATTTAGAAATGATCAATTAACTCCAGACTCAATGGAAAGATGCTTTGCCAAATCAGGCACCATACAAGAGGATGATCCCACCATCAGAAGAGAAACTGAAATATTAGAAAAGGATTCTGAGGATTAG